In one Cercospora beticola chromosome 1, complete sequence genomic region, the following are encoded:
- a CDS encoding uncharacterized protein (antiSMASH:Cluster_2~CAZy:GH16) — MDRHNPPQIRLNSGAGDILHINTDVGADSRPHLATRQPSSRSLTQPGRSGTAQSLRNAVSGNSLYSSAAPAESAELLLPPRKSKTRRFRDDDSPMRSPSESGFNSRRTSWSSESAGSRDSRYGGPFISPFDDSRAPSRAGSDEGVNTQTVSEKFNILPGAGLLLFPEDVEKDDYLHNPDPNDKDDRLRCSDLLHRRGAVNLGGLALITIGILILFIGYPILTFVQSKLEPQGTSCSKDPLCISDKEPYLKNVRRGLIDPDTPESAKTRKGDNGKEQQLVFSDEFNDNGRTFYDEDDPYFQAMDFWYGVTMDLEWYDPDAVTTGNGTLNLKFDAFQNHNLNYRSGMLQSWNKLCFKGGYLEASISLPGRGDTIGFWPGFWAMGNLGRPGYAATTDGMWPYSYHDECDVGITPNQSDPDGLNYLPGMRLPACTCSGEDHPSPGRSRSAPEIDAIEASVEYLDPPAGAAIGAASQSFQVAPFDLFYQPQSDWMEIYDYRITEANAYQGGPYQEAISALTALNNKWYDGNAYQIYAFEYEPGADGYITWYVGDEPTWKIEGNSVGPNGNIGQRVIPEEPMTIIANFGMSNSFSAVNLTGLAKLFPATMRIDYIRIYQNEGDEMTCDPVGYPTTEYIKNHPEPYVNINITHWEQADYDFPKNSFMHGCKAETSKPKEKKPKRSHESSSAQWRSKWLWS; from the exons ATGGACAGGCACAACCCGCCGCAGATCAGGCTGAACTCGGGCGCCGGCGACATCCTCCATATCAACACAGACGTAGGCGCAGACTCACGTCCACACCTTGCCACACGGCAACCTTCATCGCGATCACTCACACAGCCTGGCCGGTCTGGCACCGCGCAGTCATTGCGAAATGCCGTGAGCGGAAACTCCTTGTATTCCTCCGCTGCTCCAGCGGAGTCGGCAGAACTATTGCTACCCCCgcgcaagagcaagacaCGACGATTTCGAGATGATGACAGCCCTATGCGATCGCCCTCAGAGAGTGGCTTCAATAGTAGGAGAACATCGTGGTCTTCGGAGAGCGCTGGGAGTCGAGATAGCAGATATGGAGGGCCTTTCATCTCGCCTTTCGATGACTCGAGAGCACCGAGCAGAGCAGGTAGTGATGAGGGGGTGAATACTCAGACCGTGAGCGAAAAGTTCAACATCCTCCCGGGGGCCGGGCTGTTACTGTTCCCCGAGGACGTGGAAAAGGACGATTATTTGCACAATCCAGACCCAAACGATAAGGATGACAGGCTCAGGTGCTCCGACTTGCTTCACAGAAGAGGTGCCGTCAACTTGGGCGGGCTGGCATTAATCACCATTGGGATATTGATCCTGTTCATCGGATATCCAATTTT GACATTCGTACAGAGCAAGCTGGAACCGCAGGGGACCTCATGCTCCAAAGACCCGCTGTGTATCTCAGACAAGGAGCCTTATCTGAAAAACGTGCGGAGGGGTCTCATAGATCCGGACACCCCAGAAAGTGCGAAGACTCGCAAAGGTGATAACGGCAAGGAGCAGCAACTCGTCTTTAGTGACGAATTCAATGACAACGGCCGCACATtctacgacgaagacgacccGTACTTCCAAGCCATGGACTTTTGGTACGGTGTGACCATGGACCTCGAATGGTACGATCCCGACGCTGTGACCACCGGAAATGGCACACTCAACCTCAAGTTCGACGCTTTCCAAAATCACAACCTGAACTATCGATCGGGCATGTTGCAGTCGTGGAACAAACTCTGCTTCAAAGGTGGTTATTTGGAAGCTTCCATATCTCTGCCAGGACGCGGCGATACGATCGGGTTTTGGCCAGGTTTCTGGGCCATGGGAAACTTGGGCAGGCCCGGTTACGCTGCAACAACAGACGGGATGTGGCCATACAGCTATCACGATGAATGCGATGTGGGCATTACCCCAAATCAATCCGATCCAGATGGGCTTAATTACCTTCCTGGAATGAGGTTGCCCGCGTGCACTTGCAGCGGCGAAGACCATCCCTCTCCCGGCAGGAGTCGAAGTGCTCCAgagatcgatgccatcgaagCATCTGTTGAGTACTTGGATCCTCCAGCAGGAGCTGCCATCGGTGCTGCTTCTCAATCTTTCCAAGTGGCGCCATTTGACCTGTTCTATCAGCCCCAGTCGGATTGGATGGAGATCTACGACTATCGCATCACCGAAGCGAACGCGTACCAAGGAGGACCATATCAAGAGGCCATCTCGGCTCTTACTGCGCTGAACAATAAATGGTACGATGGAAATGCATACCAAATCTATGCATTCGAATACGAGCCTGGCGCAGATGGATATATCACCTGGTATGTGGGCGATGAGCCCACATGGAAGATCGAAGGCAATTCCGTTGGGCCTAATGGCAATATTGGCCAAAGAGTGATCCCAGAGGAGCCCATGACAATCATCGCGAACTTTGGAATGAGTAACAGTTTCTCCGCCGTCAATCTTACTGGTCTGGCCAAATTGTTCCCTGCCACGATGAGAATTGACTACATTCGCATCTATCAGAACGAAGGCGATGAGATGACTTGCGATCCTGTTGGGTATCCGACCACGGAGTACATCAAAAACCATCCGGAACCATATgtcaacatcaacatcacgCATTGGGAGCAGGCCGACTACGATTTCCCAAAGAACTCCTTCATGCACGGCTGCAAGGCAGAGACTAGCAAAccaaaagagaagaaaccTAAACGGTCTCACGAGTCAAGTTCGGCACAATGGAGGAGTAAATGGCTTTGGAGCTGA
- the RPS8A gene encoding ribosomal protein S8A yields the protein MGISRDSRHKRSASGAKRAYYRKKRAFEKGRQPANTRIGAKRVHLVRTRGGNRKFRGLRLDSGNFSWGSEGISRKVRVIAVAYHPSNNELVRTNTLTKSAVVQVDAAPFRQWYEAHYGQPLGRRRQAKAEAEEVKKSKSVETKQAARHKAAGKVEAAIERQFEAGRLYAVVASRPGQSGRVDGYILEGEELAFYQRAIRK from the exons ATGGG TATCTCTCGTGACTCCCGTCACAAGCGCAGCGCCTCTGGTGCTAAGCGCGCATACTATCGCAAGAAGAG AGCTTTCGAGAAGGGTCGTCAACCCGCCAACACCCGTATCGGAGCCAAGCGCGTCCACCTCGTCCGCACCCGTGGCGGCAACCGCAAGTTCCGTGGTCTCCGCCTCGATTCCGGCAACTTCTCCTGGGGCAGCGAGGGCATCTCTCGCAAGGTCCGTGTGATTGCCGTGGCATACCACCCTTCGAACAACGAGTTGGTCCGCACCAACACCCTCACCAAGTCCGCCGTTGTCCAGGTCGACGCTGCGCCTTTCCGTCAGTGGTACGAGGCCCACTACGGCCAGCCACTTGGTCGCAGACGCCAGGCTaaggctgaggctgaggaggtcaagaagagcaagagcgttGAGACCAAGCAGGCTGCGCGCCACAAGGCTGCTGGCAAGGTTGAGGCCGCCATCGAGCGTCAATTCGAGGCCGGTCGTCTCTACGCCGTTGTTGCCAGCCGTCCAGGCCAGAGCGGCCGTGTCGATGGTTACATCTTGGAGGGCGAGGAGCTTGCTTTCTACCAGCGTGCCATCAGGAAGTAG
- a CDS encoding mitochondrial 54S ribosomal protein mL61 produces MVSLPQRMRKLQNRLLAIRLGPGALVLPKDVKRINLRFAPRINEGHMGPRKFWRHELVRLKYHNPSIPMTVDRTAQQDEPAVLSIHMQPEGADAEKVETVNMKNYRSSEILDALIRLTNARQVEPTEEDQEQLAKLEEQRQKSLRDSKLSQEVRARVRRERELLEQARGDIAAQNA; encoded by the exons ATGGTCTCCCTACCGCAACGGATGCGAAAGCTACAGAATCGTCTGCTTGCTATACGACTGGGACCCGGCGCCCTTGTACTACCGAAAGATGTGAAACGGATAAATCTACGCTTCGCTCCCAGAATCAATGAGGGACACATGGGTCCGAG GAAGTTCTGGCGACACGAACTCGTTCGACTAAAATACCACAATCCATCGATACCTATGACAGTGGATCGAACAGCGCAACAGGATGAACCAGCAGTGCTATCAATACATATGCAGCCTGAAGGGGCTGACGCGGAAAAGGTCGAGACTGTCAACATGAAGAACTATCGGTCATCAGAAATACTGGATGCGCTTATCCGATTGACGAATGCGCGGCAGGTCGAGCCTACTGAGGAAGATCAGGAGCAGTTGGCCAAATTGGAGGagcagaggcagaagagCTTGAGGGATAGTAAATTGAGCCAGGAAGTGCGAGCGAGGGTGAGGAGAGAGAGGGAACTTTTGGAGCAGGCAAGAGGCGATATTGCTGCACAGAATGCTTAA
- a CDS encoding uncharacterized protein (antiSMASH:Cluster_2) gives MASSSTASSTAVASDSSRAQEEARAAVVASLESAGSNYDSQFQRRAADIHANATAIAKQEAELKKQTAALAKESAKWQKDLDKTTKGLNEFGDLQNWAEMMERDFLVLEETLRLVEGEAEQESASGGSTWRL, from the coding sequence ATGGCGTCGAGCTCCACCGCTTCTTCCACAGCCGTGGCTAGCGATAGCTCCcgagcgcaagaagaagctcgtgcAGCAGTCGTCGCATCGCTTGAATCTGCTGGCTCAAACTACGACAGCCAATTTCAGCGTCGAGCAGCCGATATCCACGCCAACGCCACTGCTATTGCcaagcaagaagcagaattAAAGAAGCAGACTGCTGCGCTTGCCAAAGAAAGCGCCAAGTGGCAAAAAGACCTCGACAAGACCACCAAAGGCCTCAACGAATTCGGCGATTTGCAGAATTGGGCTGAGATGATGGAACGCGACTTTTTGGTTTTGGAGGAAACTCTACGACTCGTTGAAGGcgaagcagagcaagaaTCTGCCAGTGGCGGAAGCACCTGGAGACTGTAG
- a CDS encoding uncharacterized protein (SMCOG1001:short-chain dehydrogenase/reductase SDR~antiSMASH:Cluster_2) has protein sequence MSSGRLLNRVAIVTGASSGLGRAIALQLAAEGAKICCVDLYENPRNKTNAATGKADDFNNRTDGETTLQELHRLHGEERAVFVHANMTKAEEVEHMVTQCVKKYGRIDIICNNAGISVESTHPTPLPIHLLPESDWDLTMLINVKSIFLGSKYVLTQMLSQQPLPNTTSLGWIINTASIQALVAYHNTPAYCASKGAVAQLTKQIALDYAPHKIHVNSICPGFLKTAMTQNLQNSPIKKEAIDKAHPFGGMGRVEDVAKAVLFLASDDCAWVTGVNLPVDGGYMIT, from the exons ATGTCTTCCGGTCGTCTATTGAATCGTGTAGCGATAGTGACAGGTGCATCATCTGGCCTAGGCCGTGCAATCGCACTTCAACTCGCTGCGGAAGGGGCCAAAATCTGCTGCGTCGACCTCTATGAGAATCCGCGCAACAAGACCAATGCTGCTACCGGAAAAGCGGACGACTTCAACAATCGTACTGATGGAGAGACGACACTCCAGGAATTGCATCGATTGCATGGTGAAGAGAGGGCGGTCTTCGTTCATGCAAATATGACTAAGGCTGAAGAGGTAGAACATATGGTGACTCAAT GCGTCAAGAAATACGGCCGCATCGATATCATATGCAAC AACGCCGGCATCTCAGTCGAATCAACCCACCCAACCCCCCTCCCAATCCACCTCCTCCCCGAATCCGACTGGGACCTAACAATGCTCATCAACGTCAAATCCATCTTCCTCGGCTCAAAATACGTCCTAACACAAATGCTCTCCCAACAACCCCTCCCTAATACCACCTCCCTTGGCTGGATAATCAACACCGCCTCCATCCAAGCCCTAGTAGCCTACCACAACACCCCAGCCTACTGCGCCTCCAAAGGCGCCGTAGCCCAACTAACAAAACAAATCGCATTAGATTACGCACCACATAAAATCCATGTGAATTCGATTTGTCCTGGATTCTTAAAAACGGCTATGACGCAGAATTTGCAGAACAGTCCGATTAAAAAGGAGGCGATTGATAAGGCGCATCCGTTTGGTGGGATGGGGAGAGTGGAAGATGTGGCGAAAGCGGTGCTGTTTCTTGCGAGTGATGATTGTG CTTGGGTTACGGGGGTGAATTTGCCTGTCGATGGGGGGTATATGATTACTTGA
- a CDS encoding mitochondrial 54S ribosomal protein bL28m (BUSCO:EOG09263ZBJ), which produces MAALFRSSRSICHCQRSFSTSVPRAVSLQWDKNDSEALADVLPPYPYGPARWYKQSNRGLYGGQRKQFGNNVSGDFEVKTRRTWKPNVFTRKLFSKALNRHVQVHVSARVLRTIDKLGGLDEYLLGEKEARIKQLGVSGWWLRWAILQTPQVKARFAAEREQLGLPADLDQASAVEEALSEPSEEGEADTEVVAMDGTFQVEHNPDLPPIKFRVGPRQHVMLTENGWMRTRPDPQRWVEQTRERIKKDMFSNWFEKRAEILEADMKERRKKVNLSEQEAKDVLRAARRELRAELEAKVDKVYNREKNFQKKIRHLKQEEKNRKQSEEAELPDELSI; this is translated from the coding sequence ATGGCCGCACTTTTCCGCTCGTCGCGGAGCATTTGTCATTGCCAAAGGTCATTCTCGACATCTGTACCTCGCGCAGTCAGCCTGCAGTGGGACAAAAACGATTCCGAAGCGCTCGCGGATGTGCTACCTCCATACCCCTACGGACCAGCACGATGGTATAAACAGAGCAATCGAGGTCTATACGGCGGACAACGGAAGCAATTCGGCAACAATGTCAGCGGCGACTTCGAGGTCAAGACGCGACGCACGTGGAAACCCAATGTCTTCACACGAAAGCTATTCAGCAAGGCTCTGAATCGACATGTACAAGTGCACGTTAGCGCGCGTGTACTGCGGACCATCGACAAGCTCGGAGGGCTCGATGAGTATCTGCTCGGCGAGAAAGAGGCAAGGATTAAGCAATTAGGAGTATCTGGCTGGTGGCTTCGGTGGGCTATTCTACAGACACCTCAAGTGAAGGCACGCTTTGCAGCAGAGAGAGAACAACTTGGCTTGCCCGCAGATCTGGATCAGGCGTCCGCGGTAGAGGAAGCATTGTCTGAGCCTAGTGAGGAGGGTGAGGCTGATACAGAGGTCGTTGCTATGGACGGTACCTTCCAAGTGGAGCACAACCCGGATCTGCCTCCCATCAAATTCCGAGTAGGACCCAGACAGCATGTCATGCTTACGGAGAATGGGTGGATGCGCACCAGGCCCGATCCGCAGAGATGGGTAGAGCAAACCAGAGAGCGAATCAAAAAGGACATGTTCTCCAACTGGTTTGAAAAGAGAGCGGAAATACTGGAGGCCGATATGAAAGAGCGAAGGAAAAAGGTAAACCTGTCTGAGCAAGAGGCAAAAGATGTCCttcgagcagcaagaagagaatTGCGAGCGGAGCTGGAGGCTAAGGTGGACAAGGTGTACAATCGTGAAAAGAACTTCCAGAAAAAGATCCGGCACTTGAAacaagaggagaagaataGGAAGCAGAGCGAAGAGGCGGAACTACCTGATGAACTGAGCATCTGA
- the DPH1 gene encoding Diphthamide biosynthesis protein 1 (BUSCO:EOG09261X9E): protein MESDRAAADLGPDVSLTSSIDGDIATQPKQPKRRFIGRRAADAKAAAKAEAGSGSIEETGAVQVAARRRPARALNNVPDDILYDKDINAAIALLPKNYNFEIHKTIHRIRTSGAKQIALQMPEGLLLFATTISDIITQFCPGVSTLIMGDVTYGACCIDDYTARALGCDMLVHYAHSCLIPVNVTKIQTLYVFVDIQIDVEHLLATIERNFKSGSTIAMVGTIQFNATLHGTSQQLRSAGYNLIVPQIMPLSKGEILGCTSPRLTKEQSVDLILYLGDGRFHLESAMIHNPSTPAYRYDPYSRRLTHETYDHDTLLADRSKALSQARKAKKWGLILGSLGRQGNPHTMTLIENHLREQGITWINLLLSEIFPGKLATMPDVECWVQVACPRLSIDWGYAFPRPLLTPYEALVVLGARKGWEGQIDEVTGEKQETVYPMDFYGKNGLARVKPDDLAVKPVASNNCVQVS, encoded by the exons ATGGAGTCTGATCGCGCGGCAGCCGATCTTGGCCCTGATGTATCTCTTACATCCTCTATCGACGGTGACATCGCCACACAGCCGAAACAGCCCAAGCGCCGCTTCATTGGCCGACGTGCGGCAGACGCCAAAGCCGCAGCGAAGGCAGAGGCCGGCAGTGGCTCGATCGAAGAAACAGGTGCCGTTCAAG TTGCTGCCCGGCGACGGCCTGCTCGCGCATTGAACAATGTGCCAGATGACATCTTGTACGACAAGGACATCAACGCCGCTATTGCATTGTTGCCCAAGAACTACAATTTCGAGATCCACAAGACGATACATCGAATCAGGACATCTGGCGCGAAACAGATCGCACTGCAAATGCCAGAGGGGCTACTACTGTTCGCGACTACCATATCCGATATTATCACGCAGTTCTGTCCCGGCGTAAGTACGCTGATCATGGGCGACGTCACGTATGGTGCTTGCTGCATCGACGACTACACGGCTCGTGCCCTCGGCTGCGACATGCTTGTACACTATGCTCACTCTTGTTTGATTCCCGTCAACGTAACCAAGATCCAGACGCTGTATGTCTTCGTGGACATACAGATTGATGTCGAGCATCTGCTTGCCACTATTGAACGCAACTTCAAGTCTGGAAGCACGATTGCGATGGTAGGGACGATCCAATTCAACGCTACTCTTCACGGCACGTCGCAACAACTGCGCTCAGCGGGCTACAATCTCATTGTCCCTCAGATCATGCCGCTCTCCAAGGGCGAGATCCTCGGCTGTACATCCCCTCGGCTGACCAAGGAGCAAAGCGTGGATCTCATACTGTATCTTGGCGATGGTCGATTCCACTTGGAAAGCGCCATGATACACAATCCGTCCACCCCAGCGTATCGATACGATCCATACTCACGGCGGCTAACACACGAGACGTATGATCATGACACTCTTCTTGCAGACCGCTCCAAGGCACTATCTCAAGCACGAAAGGCAAAGAAATGGGGCTTGATACTGGGCAGTCTTGGACGACAAGGTAATCCTCATACCATGACTCTCATTGAGAACCATCTTCGCGAACAAGGGATTACATGGATAAATCTGCTTCTCAGCGAAATCTTTCCCGGCAAACTGGCTACGATGCCAGATGTCGAGTGTTGGGTCCAGGTTGCTTGTCCCAGGCTGAGCATCGATTGGGGCTATGCCTTCCCGCGCCCGCTGTTGACACCTTACGAGGCTCTCGTAGTGCTAGGCGCCCGAAAAGGGTGGGAGGGACAGATTGATGAAGTGACtggcgagaagcaggagaCTGTGTATCCCATGGATTTCTATGGCAAGAATGGCTTGGCGAGGGTGAAACCGGACGACCTCGCAGTGAAGCCGGTGGCGTCGAATAACTGCGTACAAGTTAGTTAA